In Strigops habroptila isolate Jane chromosome 4, bStrHab1.2.pri, whole genome shotgun sequence, a single genomic region encodes these proteins:
- the GPR132 gene encoding probable G-protein coupled receptor 132 → MENCTDTNNSTICTGIPYKDSKTLLVAVYSIVFAIGLPANCLTSLLTFMQIQRNKVIAIYIFSLSLCELMYLSTLPLWILYVQDEHHWTMGEKACRVTGFIFFCNIYISILLLCCISVDRYVALVYALESRGRRGQKKAIIIVFFLFAVVAIIHVPVFYMEDNPGHKTCFETLPLDIKLASFSFARFLFGFAIPFTILIFTNYKIFQSTKTSSSLTCRQKAKVKYLAIAIIVIFLMCFAPYHVVLIIRSIYFMFHQNCSCPFEEDIYSVFTVFLCLATANSIADPIIYVLVSENVRKDFYRSLRRWRLNSSRLNSSINHKTDSIKWKMSKESQEGGVREEHKETTDSSDIQKTCNSGKDQ, encoded by the coding sequence atggaAAATTGTACAGACACAAATAATAGCACCATTTGCACAGGAATTCCCTACAAAGACAGCAAGACACTTCTGGTTGCTGTTTACAGCATTGTTTTTGCCATAGGCCTTCCAGCAAATTGCTTAACTTCCCTGCTTACGTTCATGCAAATCCAAAGGAATAAAGTAATTGCCATCTACATTTTCAGTTTATCATTGTGTGAGCTGATGTATTTAAGTACTTTGCCTCTCTGGATTCTCTATGTGCAAGATGAGCACCACTGGACTATGGGCGAAAAAGCTTGCAGAGTAACAGGATTCATCTTTTTCTGCAACATATACATCAGCATTCTGCTTTtgtgctgcatttctgtggATCGTTATGTGGCACTGGTGTATGCTCTGGAATCAAGGGGGagaagaggacagaaaaaggCAATCATAatagtgttttttctctttgctgtggtTGCAATAATCCACGTTCCAGTATTTTACATGGAAGATAATCCAGGTCATAAGACCTGCTTTGAGACTTTGCCCCTTGACATAAAATTGGCTTCTTTCAGCTTTGCTAGATTCCTATTTGGATTTGCCATACCTTTCACAATCCTCATTTTCACAAACTATAAAATTTTCCAAAGTacaaaaacaagcagcagcttgaCTTGTCGCCAAAAAGCCAAAGTGAAGTATCTGGCTATTGCCATCATTGTCATTTTCCTGATGTGCTTTGCTCCCTACCATGTGGTACTCATAATAAGATCCATATACTTCATGTTTCATCAAAATTGCTCATGTCCATTTGAAGAAGACATCTATTCAGtttttacagtgtttctgtgtttaGCCACTGCAAACAGCATTGCTGATCCAATCATCTATGTGCTGGTTagtgaaaatgtcagaaaagaCTTTTATAGGAGTCTGAGAAGATGGAGACTGAACTCATCCAGACTGAATTCATCCATTAATCACAAGACTGATagcataaaatggaaaatgtcaaaagaatCACAGGAAGGAGGGGTAAGAGaagaacacaaagaaacaaCAGATTCATCTGACATTCAGAAAACCTGTAATAGTGGCAAAGACCAGTAA